One window of Tepidanaerobacter acetatoxydans Re1 genomic DNA carries:
- the cdaA gene encoding diadenylate cyclase CdaA, with amino-acid sequence MSLQLFELFKGFRLMDLLDIAIVAFVSYKAIQLIQGTRAVQLLKGLVVLVVSTKLSEWLGLYTINWILRNAMTVGVIALLVVFQPELRRALEQLGRGRFFSTPLLGLGEVEMNKVIDYIASAAEELSKEKTGALIVMEKQTGLNEYIETGVKIEGFVSAELLINIFVPNTPLHDGAVVIRNDRIMAAGCYLPLTENPNLSKELGTRHRAALGVTEESDAVAIVVSEETGVISVAEDGKLSRYLDIKTLKNMLKDIYEIKDKKPSLWYWRKDNA; translated from the coding sequence ATGTCATTACAGCTTTTTGAGCTTTTCAAAGGTTTTCGTTTAATGGACTTATTGGATATAGCTATTGTAGCTTTTGTTTCATATAAAGCCATACAATTAATTCAAGGAACCCGAGCTGTACAGCTTTTAAAGGGTTTGGTTGTGCTGGTCGTTTCTACAAAGTTAAGCGAATGGCTGGGACTTTATACAATAAATTGGATTTTAAGAAATGCTATGACAGTAGGTGTTATAGCACTTCTTGTTGTTTTCCAGCCAGAACTCAGGAGAGCCTTAGAACAACTGGGAAGAGGGAGGTTTTTCTCAACACCGCTATTAGGATTGGGCGAAGTAGAGATGAACAAGGTTATTGACTATATTGCAAGCGCTGCTGAGGAATTATCTAAGGAAAAAACCGGAGCACTTATTGTAATGGAAAAACAAACAGGGCTTAATGAATATATTGAAACCGGTGTTAAAATTGAGGGCTTTGTTTCGGCTGAACTCCTGATAAATATATTTGTACCAAATACTCCTTTACATGACGGTGCGGTTGTAATAAGAAATGACAGAATAATGGCGGCAGGATGTTACCTGCCACTTACCGAAAATCCAAATCTAAGCAAGGAACTGGGTACCAGGCATCGTGCTGCTTTAGGCGTTACTGAAGAATCCGATGCCGTAGCCATTGTTGTTTCAGAAGAAACCGGTGTTATTTCAGTAGCTGAAGATGGTAAACTCAGCCGTTATCTTGATATAAAGACTCTTAAGAATATGTTAAAAGACATATATGAAATAAAAGATAAAAAACCATCCCTATGGTACTGGAGGAAGGATAATGCATAA
- a CDS encoding nucleoside recognition domain-containing protein produces MQDVNKGFSPNTLKRGLMSGLNITWELSKIMVPIYFIVTFLKYTPIISWISNLFAPIMNLFGLPGEAAIVLVMGNAVNLYAAVGAMASLALSIKEISILAIMLSFCHSLLVETALAKKIGLSAIKVIAVRVALAVVSGLVFNILL; encoded by the coding sequence TTGCAGGATGTTAATAAGGGTTTTTCACCAAACACATTAAAGCGGGGACTTATGTCAGGGCTTAATATCACTTGGGAACTTTCTAAAATTATGGTTCCTATTTATTTTATAGTCACATTCCTAAAATATACCCCGATTATCAGCTGGATTTCGAATCTTTTTGCACCTATTATGAATTTATTCGGTTTGCCGGGAGAGGCAGCGATAGTTTTGGTTATGGGTAATGCCGTAAACTTATATGCTGCCGTTGGGGCCATGGCTTCTCTTGCACTTTCTATTAAAGAGATATCCATTTTGGCGATAATGCTCTCATTTTGCCACAGTCTTCTTGTTGAAACTGCTTTAGCAAAAAAAATAGGCCTCTCCGCCATTAAAGTAATAGCAGTAAGAGTAGCCTTAGCTGTAGTTTCAGGGCTGGTTTTCAACATCTTGTTATAG
- a CDS encoding ATP-binding protein translates to MGDERRHGTVNSAKSGKCNCDYFTKSTYTIRQDPPLYVREGSHRILIKYDDDKVSNNVYAYDVDFSVIEDSTGILGCFATYEEAAETKRKESQREKVQNESLTAEKQMAASYIHEIKNPIFSIRGFLQILHQSFSEDDKRKEYVNIIISELDRMNSLINEFLSKYKDDSFINGEDKGGTSVKKTIEEVVAFFQYGFKLKDITCKCDLSSDELVIMVDKEQLIQILINLIQNSIEAMKTGANLSIKAYAKDKTTCIVEIKDEGIGIRQDDIDKIFNPFFSTKENGTGLGLYITKKIINNYGGSIYLESTEGKGTTFYLEFPLISC, encoded by the coding sequence ATGGGAGATGAACGGCGGCACGGCACAGTGAACTCTGCAAAATCGGGTAAGTGTAATTGCGATTATTTTACTAAAAGTACTTACACTATCAGGCAGGACCCTCCGTTATATGTTAGGGAGGGCAGTCATCGAATTCTGATTAAATATGACGATGATAAAGTAAGTAATAATGTCTATGCGTATGATGTAGACTTTTCAGTTATAGAAGATTCAACGGGTATATTAGGGTGTTTTGCAACGTATGAAGAAGCAGCGGAAACAAAACGAAAAGAATCGCAAAGAGAAAAGGTGCAAAATGAAAGTCTGACGGCAGAAAAGCAAATGGCAGCAAGTTATATCCATGAGATTAAAAATCCTATTTTTTCCATAAGGGGCTTTCTGCAAATTCTGCACCAAAGTTTTAGTGAAGATGATAAAAGAAAGGAATACGTCAATATAATAATAAGTGAATTGGACCGAATGAACAGCCTAATAAATGAATTTCTATCAAAATATAAGGATGATTCTTTCATTAATGGCGAAGATAAAGGCGGTACTTCAGTTAAAAAGACAATAGAGGAAGTTGTAGCATTTTTCCAATATGGTTTTAAACTTAAAGATATAACTTGCAAGTGTGATCTTAGCAGTGATGAACTTGTTATTATGGTTGATAAAGAACAGTTAATACAAATACTTATCAATCTTATTCAAAATTCCATTGAAGCTATGAAAACCGGAGCAAATTTAAGCATTAAAGCATATGCAAAAGATAAAACAACATGTATAGTTGAAATAAAAGATGAAGGTATTGGAATAAGGCAGGATGACATTGATAAAATCTTCAATCCTTTCTTTAGTACAAAAGAAAACGGAACCGGTTTAGGTCTGTACATTACTAAGAAGATTATAAATAATTATGGGGGCAGCATATATTTAGAATCAACGGAGGGAAAAGGAACCACTTTTTATCTTGAATTTCCTCTGATAAGCTGCTAA
- a CDS encoding YbbR-like domain-containing protein, which produces MHKFFANDTAVKVLSIIVAIVMWLYVMNEQNPQVTYVVRDVPVKLSNLDEDKFALKDESSQFTVNVKVRGRRSLVTDLKPNDISAEVSMRGRMEGDNLIRVDVVVPPNIELIDVLPREIMVTLEAVIEEQRPVTVEVVGTPAQGFAAGKPQVKPQEVVIKGPRSIVNAVKKISTTIDISDKDSTVISTLPFMVLDGQGNEQKRITFRPDVVEVTVPIVPVSNVQVLPNIRGNPPEGYIIRDVRIDPPSITVTGSADILNNLQSINTEPINIQGEMSTVSVNVNLILPKGITIFDEEVQSAQVTIEIEKLATTTLNIKSDKIAIEGADSGLNAELEHDRDIILTVSGPESIIDKVNENMVKLNVDITGLTEGEHLVKIRADISRPYRIIKIEPSEIIATISSLLR; this is translated from the coding sequence ATGCATAAATTTTTTGCTAATGATACGGCTGTCAAAGTTCTTTCAATTATTGTTGCCATTGTTATGTGGCTGTATGTAATGAATGAACAAAACCCCCAAGTTACCTATGTAGTCAGGGATGTACCCGTTAAACTGTCAAATCTGGATGAGGATAAGTTTGCCTTAAAAGACGAATCATCTCAATTTACAGTAAATGTGAAAGTCAGGGGGCGCCGCAGCTTGGTGACCGATCTAAAACCAAATGATATTAGTGCTGAAGTAAGCATGCGGGGACGTATGGAAGGCGATAATTTAATTCGCGTTGATGTGGTTGTACCGCCGAACATAGAGCTTATCGATGTCTTGCCAAGGGAAATTATGGTGACTTTAGAGGCTGTTATTGAAGAGCAAAGACCTGTTACGGTAGAAGTAGTCGGAACACCGGCACAAGGCTTTGCGGCAGGCAAACCGCAAGTCAAGCCTCAGGAAGTTGTCATTAAAGGTCCGCGAAGCATTGTTAATGCAGTAAAGAAAATATCAACGACAATTGATATATCGGACAAAGACAGTACAGTTATCAGTACCCTTCCATTTATGGTTCTTGACGGCCAAGGCAATGAACAAAAAAGAATTACATTTAGACCTGATGTGGTCGAGGTCACGGTGCCTATTGTTCCCGTCAGCAATGTGCAAGTTTTACCGAATATAAGGGGTAATCCCCCCGAAGGCTATATAATCAGAGATGTAAGAATAGACCCACCGTCAATAACGGTGACCGGAAGTGCCGATATATTAAACAATCTTCAGTCCATAAACACCGAACCGATAAATATTCAAGGTGAAATGTCAACGGTTTCAGTGAATGTAAATTTAATTTTGCCAAAAGGGATTACAATCTTTGATGAAGAAGTTCAATCAGCACAGGTTACTATTGAGATTGAAAAATTGGCAACTACTACTTTGAATATTAAGTCGGATAAAATTGCTATAGAAGGTGCTGATTCAGGATTAAATGCAGAACTAGAACATGATAGAGATATTATATTGACAGTAAGTGGTCCTGAGAGTATTATTGATAAGGTAAATGAAAACATGGTGAAGTTAAATGTAGATATTACCGGCCTTACAGAAGGCGAGCATTTGGTAAAGATTCGAGCGGATATATCAAGACCCTACAGAATTATTAAAATAGAGCCAAGCGAAATTATTGCTACTATTAGCAGTCTTTTACGGTAA
- a CDS encoding S8 family serine peptidase — protein MKKKLCLLIIIFIVCFTGLAKGQGLNFNVNTGMVEALRSIKADEFRKQYGVDGNGIKVAVIDTGVDVSHPDLQRTPNGSTKVINYIDLTNEGYVDTKATAIPEKNLVNIEEQKYNVEGIRSMSGSFHVGVFKEQQLDKDSPICQDVNRNNKNNDAFGVLVIDSVLPKIYDTVYVDTNKNFDFTDEIPLRVYSTDYKWASFGRDNPATDYVEESSFVITNVDINGSFVKLGFDGNGHGTHVTGIIGANGNLMGTAPGAQIIAIKVMGSSGDGNWEDIFKAIEYAVKQGADVINVSIGNLASSKEGHKTQLELLKKLSLESNAIIVIAAGNSGPGLATAYDVGGADNIITVGAYMSPRLWDINYNAKVPDETLWYYTGVGHSSSRPTVVAPSSVISTVNRWDSGGYFLMDGTSMAAPFVSGSCALLREQAKKEGIEISPANLKKAIEAGTQKIEGYLEIEQGNGLIDVVKSWNVLKHGTGDLFGLPRIAINLTDSSEDIDGVTFRDQLKAQLKLLLTNMSPGSQVIRLESDQEWLSIGENKNEVVLPQGKPQSMMLSYRFPQQPGLYTARTTGYNIESGKAVMNFLTTAAVPYDLAKTCNISINGELSPSHWERYFFKTVPGMSEIDLTLTVLEKNNSMGRALIYVYDPEGHKVYEDVAGADYISTKQSSCFKAAKPKPGIWEVVVVSDYNLSDFGADVTSYRLSAKAFGIFTDIKELTFAVKKGESYISQEIMLKNGDNVFDGRLEGVGLAEKNEGISFAKVKVKDGELTKGPIIKVPVNAMDLNINLIPQNNQKCDMDLYLYKKNTDGLYEEVALSAKIDVLQENIHLTSPEPGEYIVYIDGFSIPEGTADIEVKTQILTDKMNVYIQDIYGKLNPNHQWNAGLFVNIPTTGSEFIGYIAVENANGNEISHIPLKFVVGRKMLEIEITSDGYILVKEKDTGNPVNTDIIVNGIEYLVIDGKAVIPIDTVVETIEIYDERYAPLVFRKNF, from the coding sequence AGGTGTTGATGTAAGTCATCCTGATTTGCAGAGAACTCCGAATGGCAGCACTAAAGTCATTAACTATATTGATTTAACCAATGAAGGATATGTCGATACGAAAGCTACGGCTATTCCTGAGAAAAATCTGGTAAATATTGAAGAACAAAAATATAATGTCGAGGGCATACGGTCAATGAGCGGCTCATTTCATGTAGGTGTTTTCAAAGAGCAACAACTGGACAAGGACAGCCCTATTTGTCAGGATGTAAATCGAAACAACAAAAATAACGATGCTTTTGGGGTTTTAGTAATTGACTCGGTTTTGCCAAAAATCTATGATACTGTCTATGTGGATACCAATAAAAATTTTGACTTTACTGACGAAATACCCCTAAGGGTTTATTCGACGGATTATAAATGGGCCAGCTTTGGCAGGGACAATCCGGCAACAGACTATGTCGAAGAATCATCTTTTGTTATTACAAATGTTGATATAAACGGCAGTTTTGTAAAACTGGGTTTTGACGGCAACGGGCATGGCACTCACGTAACCGGAATCATAGGAGCTAACGGTAATCTTATGGGAACGGCACCTGGAGCGCAGATAATCGCAATAAAGGTAATGGGATCATCTGGGGATGGTAATTGGGAAGATATTTTCAAGGCCATTGAATATGCCGTCAAGCAAGGAGCGGATGTCATAAATGTAAGTATCGGCAATCTTGCATCATCTAAAGAAGGCCATAAAACTCAACTGGAGCTTTTGAAAAAATTATCGCTTGAAAGCAATGCGATTATTGTTATCGCCGCAGGAAACAGTGGTCCTGGACTGGCAACGGCTTATGATGTGGGTGGCGCTGATAATATAATTACCGTTGGAGCATATATGTCCCCCAGACTTTGGGACATCAACTATAATGCAAAAGTACCGGATGAAACACTTTGGTATTACACAGGTGTGGGTCATAGTTCCTCAAGACCGACAGTGGTTGCACCGTCTAGTGTAATTTCAACCGTTAATCGATGGGACAGCGGGGGTTATTTTCTAATGGACGGGACCAGTATGGCAGCACCGTTTGTTTCAGGCAGCTGCGCACTACTGCGTGAGCAAGCTAAAAAAGAGGGCATAGAGATTTCTCCTGCAAACTTAAAAAAGGCTATAGAGGCTGGAACACAAAAAATAGAAGGTTATCTTGAAATCGAACAAGGGAATGGTCTCATAGATGTCGTAAAAAGCTGGAATGTATTAAAACATGGTACGGGTGATTTATTCGGTTTACCGCGCATAGCCATAAATTTAACAGATTCATCGGAAGATATAGATGGTGTTACTTTCCGCGACCAATTAAAAGCACAGCTAAAGCTGCTGCTTACTAACATGTCTCCCGGCTCACAGGTAATAAGGCTGGAATCTGATCAAGAATGGTTAAGTATAGGTGAAAATAAAAATGAAGTTGTACTGCCGCAAGGGAAGCCGCAAAGCATGATGCTTTCGTACAGGTTTCCCCAACAACCGGGCCTATATACTGCCAGAACTACCGGCTACAATATAGAAAGCGGTAAAGCCGTAATGAATTTTTTAACTACTGCGGCTGTGCCCTATGACTTGGCAAAGACCTGCAATATATCTATAAATGGAGAACTTTCGCCATCTCATTGGGAACGTTATTTTTTCAAAACAGTTCCTGGAATGTCGGAGATTGATTTGACCTTAACTGTTCTTGAGAAAAATAATTCCATGGGGCGGGCACTGATATATGTTTACGACCCGGAAGGCCATAAAGTATATGAAGATGTGGCAGGAGCAGATTATATATCGACAAAGCAAAGCAGTTGCTTCAAAGCAGCTAAACCAAAACCCGGCATATGGGAAGTCGTAGTAGTTTCAGATTATAATTTGTCGGATTTTGGTGCGGATGTAACATCTTATCGATTATCGGCTAAGGCTTTTGGAATTTTTACGGATATAAAGGAGTTGACTTTTGCTGTAAAAAAGGGTGAAAGTTATATTTCCCAGGAAATTATGTTGAAAAATGGAGATAATGTGTTTGACGGTCGCTTAGAGGGTGTAGGTTTGGCTGAAAAGAATGAAGGGATTTCCTTCGCAAAGGTAAAAGTAAAAGATGGTGAGCTTACAAAGGGCCCTATTATTAAAGTGCCGGTAAATGCAATGGACTTAAATATAAATTTAATTCCCCAAAATAATCAAAAATGCGACATGGATTTATATCTTTATAAAAAGAATACCGACGGTTTATATGAAGAAGTTGCGCTTTCTGCAAAGATTGATGTTCTGCAAGAAAACATACATTTGACAAGCCCTGAGCCGGGAGAATATATAGTATATATAGATGGATTTTCTATCCCGGAAGGAACGGCAGATATTGAGGTCAAAACTCAAATTTTAACAGATAAAATGAACGTATATATACAAGATATCTATGGAAAGTTAAATCCTAATCATCAATGGAATGCCGGGTTGTTTGTTAATATTCCGACTACAGGTTCCGAGTTTATCGGGTATATTGCTGTGGAAAACGCAAATGGTAATGAAATTTCACATATACCACTTAAATTTGTGGTTGGCAGAAAAATGTTAGAAATAGAAATAACCTCCGATGGATACATTTTAGTAAAAGAGAAGGATACAGGCAATCCGGTTAATACCGATATTATAGTAAATGGTATTGAATATCTTGTCATAGATGGAAAAGCTGTTATACCTATTGATACTGTTGTAGAAACAATTGAAATTTATGATGAACGTTATGCACCGCTGGTATTTAGAAAAAACTTTTAA
- a CDS encoding nucleoside recognition domain-containing protein has product MFIIFKEAFIGSFNSVKQIAFIVIPLMLVMEILKDMGVLDKIAQLFSPLVKIYGMKKEAGFPLVIGIVIGLSYGAGIIFQSAKEDQLTRRDLYLLTYFLVAAHAVFEDTAIFMAFGVNGLLLLVTRLVVAALFTFLASRWIKPDDTLLQNSSEVI; this is encoded by the coding sequence ATGTTTATTATTTTTAAAGAAGCTTTTATTGGTAGCTTTAACTCAGTTAAACAAATAGCATTTATAGTAATTCCTCTGATGTTAGTCATGGAAATCTTAAAAGATATGGGTGTGCTTGATAAAATAGCTCAACTCTTTTCTCCATTAGTGAAAATATACGGCATGAAAAAAGAAGCAGGATTCCCTTTAGTTATCGGTATAGTCATTGGATTGTCTTATGGTGCAGGTATTATTTTCCAGTCAGCAAAGGAAGACCAACTTACCCGCCGTGATCTCTATCTACTAACATATTTTCTAGTAGCTGCTCACGCTGTTTTTGAAGATACAGCCATTTTTATGGCATTTGGTGTAAACGGTCTGCTGCTTCTTGTTACAAGATTAGTAGTAGCCGCATTGTTTACATTTCTTGCTTCTCGATGGATTAAACCCGATGATACTCTTTTACAGAATTCTAGTGAGGTGATATAG
- a CDS encoding response regulator, translating to MQSYKVLIVDDEYWVKIMLQEVLINSGFTVFTASNHIEAVEVVKNDQPDIVILDVNLPEMDGISLLSKIQEIKSDIKAVFISGYSDAGCVEMAKARGALGFFIKPFDILEFATFLVEISTSGMASRGEGKWEMNGGTAQ from the coding sequence ATGCAAAGTTATAAAGTACTGATTGTAGATGATGAGTATTGGGTTAAAATAATGTTACAGGAAGTACTTATAAATTCTGGGTTTACAGTTTTTACAGCATCAAATCATATAGAAGCCGTTGAAGTTGTTAAAAATGACCAACCTGATATTGTTATACTGGATGTTAACCTTCCGGAGATGGATGGTATTAGCCTTTTATCAAAGATTCAAGAGATAAAATCTGATATAAAAGCAGTATTCATTTCAGGTTATTCAGATGCAGGCTGCGTAGAAATGGCTAAAGCACGTGGTGCTCTTGGTTTTTTTATTAAGCCCTTTGATATTTTAGAATTTGCAACCTTCTTAGTAGAAATATCAACATCAGGCATGGCTTCGAGAGGAGAAGGTAAATGGGAGATGAACGGCGGCACGGCACAGTGA
- a CDS encoding polymer-forming cytoskeletal protein, with the protein MKKILILIFTLLLLIPTPVLATETDDLIQIHKDITIDSNEVVTSDIIAIMGDIRVDGKVTGDVVAILGDIRVNGEVTGDVTAVGGRVIRGETSKIYGKTTEVKISGVKNIVNDITRQGTNRRYIWFKIVRFLGLLAVGILVIILFPNSIKMASGAVEKEVGRKMLIGLAILLLTPVMLLLLFITLIGIPLIPILLLLLYAAGFFGYLCISIFIGRKLNEHLKMKSEILLEFALGALLLWLINLVPFIGGLTSAIVLITSLGITAETRFGTKRSTE; encoded by the coding sequence ATGAAAAAAATACTTATTTTAATCTTTACCTTATTACTGCTTATACCTACACCGGTGTTAGCTACAGAAACAGACGACCTGATTCAGATTCACAAAGATATAACAATAGATTCTAATGAGGTTGTAACGAGTGATATTATTGCCATAATGGGTGATATCAGAGTAGACGGTAAGGTAACCGGAGACGTAGTGGCGATTTTAGGCGATATAAGAGTTAATGGCGAGGTCACAGGCGACGTTACTGCCGTAGGCGGACGGGTAATTAGAGGGGAAACCTCTAAAATCTACGGCAAGACAACCGAAGTAAAGATATCAGGGGTAAAAAATATAGTAAACGATATTACACGGCAAGGCACAAACCGAAGATACATTTGGTTTAAAATTGTGCGATTTCTCGGGCTTTTGGCTGTAGGAATTCTTGTTATAATCCTATTTCCCAATAGCATAAAGATGGCATCCGGTGCTGTTGAAAAAGAAGTGGGCAGAAAGATGCTCATTGGTCTTGCAATTCTCTTACTAACACCCGTTATGTTGCTGCTCTTATTTATTACGTTGATAGGAATTCCTTTAATTCCCATATTGTTGCTACTTCTGTATGCCGCGGGATTTTTCGGGTATCTGTGCATCAGTATCTTTATTGGTAGAAAATTAAATGAGCACTTGAAAATGAAATCTGAGATTTTGCTTGAATTTGCACTTGGTGCACTGCTTCTTTGGCTGATTAATTTAGTACCTTTCATAGGCGGTTTAACTTCTGCAATAGTTTTGATTACGTCTTTGGGCATTACTGCGGAAACTCGATTTGGGACAAAAAGGTCAACAGAATAG
- the rho gene encoding transcription termination factor Rho, translating to MLITELEKKTIAQLHEIAKEKKIPGYYKYRKRELIIKIMEAANERGDAVAEGVLEVLPDGYGFLRIENYLPSDEDIYISPSQIRRFHLRTGDMIAGNVRPPKEGEKYRAVLQISAVNGLDPEHAVCRYHFDSLTPIFPNSRFILEHDPQELSTRIIDIIAPIGKGQRALIVSPPKAGKTMMLKNIANSLTQNHPEVQLIVLLIDERPEEVTDIRRSVEGEVVSSTFDELPENHLRVADMVLERAQRLVESRKDVVILLDSITRLARANNLVVPPTGRTLSGGLDPSALHKPKRFFGSARNIEEGGSLTIIATALVETGSRMDDVIYEEFKGTGNMEIHLDRKLAERRIYPAIDIKKSGTRREELLLSKEELEATWVLRKALASVDNVEATSIIINKLRKTKTNREFYESLATFVNEMQNNKGTY from the coding sequence TTGCTTATTACAGAACTGGAAAAAAAGACAATAGCGCAGCTACATGAAATTGCTAAAGAAAAGAAAATACCGGGGTATTATAAATATCGAAAGCGCGAGCTTATTATTAAAATAATGGAAGCAGCTAATGAACGTGGGGATGCGGTGGCAGAAGGAGTACTGGAAGTTTTGCCCGATGGCTACGGCTTTTTAAGAATTGAGAACTATTTGCCTTCAGATGAGGATATATACATATCACCATCGCAAATACGTCGCTTTCATTTGAGAACCGGTGATATGATTGCCGGAAATGTAAGACCTCCCAAGGAAGGCGAGAAGTATCGAGCGGTGCTTCAGATTTCTGCGGTGAACGGTTTAGATCCGGAACACGCTGTTTGCAGATATCATTTTGATTCACTGACTCCAATCTTTCCCAACTCACGCTTTATACTGGAACATGATCCTCAAGAGCTTTCTACGCGCATTATCGATATTATTGCTCCAATAGGAAAAGGCCAGAGGGCACTAATTGTATCTCCGCCAAAAGCGGGCAAGACCATGATGCTTAAGAATATAGCTAACAGCCTTACACAGAATCACCCGGAAGTTCAGCTCATAGTGCTTTTGATTGATGAAAGACCTGAAGAAGTAACAGATATTAGACGCTCTGTAGAAGGCGAAGTGGTAAGTTCTACATTTGATGAACTGCCTGAAAATCATTTAAGGGTTGCTGATATGGTATTAGAAAGGGCACAGCGCTTGGTGGAGAGCAGAAAAGATGTGGTTATCCTTCTAGACAGTATAACCCGCTTAGCTAGAGCCAACAACTTAGTGGTACCTCCTACAGGCAGGACTCTTTCCGGCGGTCTGGACCCCAGCGCGCTTCACAAACCAAAGCGCTTTTTCGGATCTGCCAGGAATATTGAAGAAGGCGGCAGCTTGACAATTATAGCTACAGCATTAGTAGAAACGGGAAGCCGAATGGATGATGTGATTTATGAAGAATTTAAAGGAACAGGAAATATGGAGATACACCTTGATAGAAAACTGGCAGAGCGCAGGATATATCCTGCCATTGACATAAAAAAGTCCGGTACGCGTAGGGAAGAATTATTGTTATCCAAGGAAGAATTAGAAGCTACATGGGTTTTAAGAAAAGCCTTGGCTTCTGTTGACAATGTGGAGGCTACATCTATTATCATAAATAAATTAAGAAAAACAAAAACAAATAGAGAGTTTTATGAAAGCTTGGCAACGTTTGTTAATGAAATGCAAAACAATAAAGGGACATATTAG
- a CDS encoding polysaccharide deacetylase family protein produces MQLNLKKQKETQISYLKYIICILFAVFFSFCTFPCQISTGQADKIVASTSAQQLNINDENNTAFLDEMELKQLKQLQDRGPKALPPLSKSVLASKFIRHGSEDIKQVAITFDDGPYLLTEKYIEILKAYDIRATFFLIGVQVEKYPDDAKMIIDNGYEIGIHSYNHKKLTNMSIDSIETDLIKSLETIEKIARETDIRFFRPPFGSFNDSVIETAKKHNLTTVLWCVDPQDWQKDDSEQIARHVIEKANNGAIILLHEGRQGTLGALPRIIEGLWEKGFEIVSLSELLSTAE; encoded by the coding sequence ATGCAGTTAAATCTTAAAAAGCAAAAAGAAACTCAAATCTCATATCTGAAATATATCATATGCATTCTCTTTGCAGTATTCTTTTCCTTCTGCACTTTCCCCTGTCAAATCAGTACCGGACAGGCTGATAAAATTGTAGCTAGCACATCAGCGCAACAATTAAACATAAATGATGAAAATAATACTGCTTTTTTGGACGAAATGGAGCTTAAGCAGTTAAAGCAACTTCAAGACCGAGGGCCTAAAGCTTTGCCCCCACTTTCAAAATCTGTGCTGGCATCAAAATTTATTCGTCACGGCTCTGAAGATATAAAGCAGGTTGCCATTACTTTCGATGACGGACCTTATTTATTGACCGAAAAATATATTGAAATACTGAAAGCATATGATATCCGAGCTACTTTCTTCCTAATTGGAGTTCAAGTAGAAAAATACCCTGATGATGCAAAAATGATTATTGACAACGGCTACGAAATCGGAATTCACTCATATAACCATAAAAAGCTCACAAACATGAGCATAGATTCAATTGAAACTGACCTTATAAAAAGTCTGGAAACTATTGAAAAAATTGCCAGGGAAACTGATATAAGATTTTTTAGACCGCCATTCGGTAGTTTTAATGACTCAGTAATAGAAACAGCTAAAAAACATAATTTAACCACAGTTTTATGGTGTGTAGACCCGCAGGATTGGCAAAAAGATGATTCGGAGCAAATAGCTCGACACGTGATAGAAAAGGCGAATAACGGAGCTATTATACTGCTGCACGAAGGGAGACAAGGAACATTGGGGGCTTTGCCCAGGATTATCGAAGGTCTGTGGGAAAAGGGTTTTGAGATTGTGTCTTTGTCAGAACTTTTGTCGACAGCGGAGTAA
- a CDS encoding MazG-like family protein: MMPSENHDYKVISLPKLNGLTPTLESTALKLMEEAGELAQAIGKFRGKSGETVWMDEEKVVDKMAQELLDVAQVAVSMMFVLEENYDINLKEKLEQHIAKLKSKGYIK; this comes from the coding sequence ATGATGCCGTCAGAAAATCATGATTATAAAGTAATCAGCTTGCCTAAGCTTAACGGTCTTACTCCGACTCTTGAATCAACCGCTTTAAAGCTGATGGAAGAAGCCGGTGAACTTGCTCAAGCAATAGGAAAGTTTCGTGGTAAGAGCGGGGAGACCGTATGGATGGATGAAGAAAAAGTAGTCGACAAGATGGCGCAGGAACTATTGGATGTAGCTCAAGTAGCCGTTTCAATGATGTTCGTCCTTGAAGAAAATTATGATATTAACCTTAAGGAGAAACTGGAACAGCATATCGCAAAGCTCAAATCAAAAGGGTATATCAAGTAA